From Achromobacter spanius, a single genomic window includes:
- a CDS encoding WG repeat-containing protein, with product MPKKHGNRFPVDSESRSQMKMTSRNQLAIHIACALAALGTSLPTQAQLRHESCLGRSGNMESFPPAEAAPRNIFANGCIRGISDDRAAVLLPSAIEPIEYMPVNGSLQSHRWGFLDQDGRVAIQPRFEAVRDFRHGLAAVLWQGKWGFVDKDGQMVVSPRYDALQDMAEIGLAVATLEGRPRLINHQGDLVGAPLEDAIQTVHLSDGDPARATVRYRLEYRSGTGERRDGAMGITPHRTFGKNGLFIASNANGMYGVMDKSWNWIVEPVHHELEVMNEGGSAIGRGPTGWVMVTTEGKLIGADKRYASMRQIGRAFWAAMLPGYAGFEILDGDGEVVATLTPREAETTRLHGDTIIYDATGNTAALVPGREATILPGTELILKADADGFLLFADIAHSPAGLLTPTGIWLQATIDQKWMSAADRMAAWHGRAWIYNSEGTLLNVVDKDGKALLTPDAAEALQAHAIEPLPATAPDAPLALLGTPPCHCDETGKNAGLLLGDGTIVTAPSWTDVISLNALQDEASRKSAPAPLRYAAKTAEGMVLLDARGKSVGLAIQQHIGEFRHGYALIYGKGVARVTDVNGKTYDLPESFDARMAGPGVTRFVRTAADDAPWGLYDVVARKELASPQFRSIGDFRDGQAVASMGQDRVGVIDRQGMWIIPANHRDAKRVNAHLWLLSQRGDDAGTRPAAVFNSKGQALTTFEPRLEVTDLDNGSLDAGNGRRHWIISADGSQARDMADATYSWAGDWIGIQRANRQGYVDGSGAWKIAPSADTGTRFQGRPARALREDNETTQVIDANGKTLATLASGKWKWPEGSDLLIRHSSTDRRRTTDYADLDGNIVLSVDGTATAFAGGRAVTSLSNGEMRAVDDKGQFVGPVFDDLGPVGDGLAAASVGGRYGFVDMDGKFVIPAQYVAVSGFTYGRAVVSTASESMIIDPAGRALARVKMQCGVRTLHEPSGKRLWPERMPQDCNAR from the coding sequence ATGCCAAAAAAACACGGCAACCGTTTCCCCGTCGACTCCGAAAGCCGCAGCCAAATGAAAATGACGTCCCGCAACCAACTGGCCATTCATATCGCCTGCGCCCTCGCAGCGTTGGGCACATCATTACCCACGCAAGCCCAGCTCCGCCACGAGAGCTGCCTGGGCAGGTCCGGGAATATGGAATCCTTCCCTCCGGCTGAAGCGGCCCCGCGCAACATTTTCGCCAATGGGTGCATTCGCGGCATTTCCGATGATCGGGCCGCCGTCTTGCTGCCGTCGGCCATCGAACCCATCGAGTACATGCCGGTCAACGGCTCCCTGCAAAGCCACAGGTGGGGATTTCTGGACCAGGACGGCCGCGTGGCGATACAGCCGAGGTTCGAAGCAGTGCGCGACTTCCGCCATGGCTTGGCAGCCGTGCTTTGGCAAGGAAAGTGGGGATTCGTCGACAAGGACGGCCAGATGGTGGTGAGTCCCCGCTATGACGCGCTGCAGGACATGGCAGAGATCGGACTTGCCGTGGCCACGCTGGAGGGGCGGCCACGGCTGATCAACCACCAGGGCGATCTCGTGGGCGCGCCACTCGAGGACGCGATACAGACCGTGCACCTGTCCGACGGCGATCCCGCGCGAGCCACGGTCAGGTACCGATTGGAGTACCGCTCCGGCACGGGCGAACGGCGGGACGGCGCAATGGGCATTACCCCGCACAGGACTTTCGGGAAAAATGGTTTGTTCATCGCCTCAAATGCCAACGGGATGTACGGCGTGATGGACAAGAGCTGGAACTGGATTGTTGAACCTGTGCATCACGAACTCGAGGTTATGAACGAAGGCGGGTCCGCGATTGGCCGCGGGCCGACGGGTTGGGTGATGGTGACGACTGAGGGCAAGCTGATCGGCGCGGACAAACGCTATGCAAGCATGCGGCAGATTGGTCGCGCATTCTGGGCTGCAATGCTCCCAGGTTACGCAGGGTTCGAAATTCTCGACGGCGACGGTGAAGTGGTGGCCACCTTAACGCCGAGAGAGGCCGAAACCACCCGTCTGCATGGCGACACCATCATCTATGACGCCACCGGCAACACCGCGGCGCTCGTACCTGGCCGCGAGGCGACGATCCTTCCGGGAACGGAATTGATCTTGAAGGCGGATGCCGACGGCTTCCTGCTATTTGCCGACATCGCACACTCGCCTGCCGGCCTGCTGACGCCCACGGGCATCTGGCTGCAGGCCACCATAGACCAGAAGTGGATGTCCGCAGCGGATCGTATGGCGGCGTGGCACGGCAGGGCCTGGATCTACAACTCGGAAGGAACCCTGCTTAATGTGGTGGACAAGGACGGCAAGGCGTTGCTCACGCCAGACGCCGCCGAGGCGCTGCAGGCGCACGCAATCGAACCCTTGCCCGCCACGGCGCCGGACGCGCCACTGGCCTTGCTCGGCACGCCGCCCTGCCATTGCGATGAAACGGGCAAGAACGCAGGCTTGCTGCTTGGAGACGGCACCATCGTGACGGCCCCCTCGTGGACCGACGTCATTTCGCTCAATGCCCTGCAAGACGAAGCCTCACGCAAATCGGCGCCGGCACCACTGCGCTATGCCGCCAAGACCGCCGAGGGCATGGTACTGCTGGACGCTCGCGGCAAATCCGTCGGCTTGGCAATCCAGCAGCACATTGGCGAGTTCCGGCACGGCTATGCGCTGATCTACGGCAAAGGCGTCGCGCGGGTAACCGACGTCAACGGAAAGACCTACGATTTACCCGAAAGCTTCGATGCGCGGATGGCGGGGCCCGGCGTTACGCGCTTCGTGAGAACAGCGGCTGATGACGCGCCTTGGGGTCTGTACGATGTCGTGGCCCGCAAGGAACTGGCCTCGCCACAGTTCCGCAGCATCGGCGATTTCCGCGACGGCCAGGCCGTGGCGTCGATGGGGCAGGACCGCGTCGGTGTCATCGACCGGCAAGGAATGTGGATCATCCCGGCCAACCACCGCGACGCCAAGCGCGTGAACGCGCATCTGTGGTTGCTATCACAAAGGGGGGATGACGCGGGCACCCGCCCTGCTGCGGTCTTCAACTCGAAAGGCCAGGCATTGACCACGTTCGAACCCAGGCTTGAAGTCACTGACCTGGACAATGGCTCCCTTGATGCAGGCAACGGCCGACGGCATTGGATCATTTCCGCAGATGGCTCCCAAGCACGCGACATGGCGGACGCGACCTATTCTTGGGCAGGTGACTGGATCGGCATCCAACGCGCGAATCGCCAAGGATACGTGGACGGCTCGGGCGCCTGGAAAATCGCGCCCTCGGCTGACACCGGCACGCGTTTCCAGGGGCGCCCCGCGCGCGCGCTTCGAGAGGACAACGAGACCACACAGGTCATTGATGCCAACGGCAAGACGCTCGCTACCCTGGCGAGCGGCAAGTGGAAATGGCCGGAGGGTTCCGACTTGCTCATCCGCCATTCATCAACGGATCGCCGAAGAACCACCGACTACGCAGATCTGGACGGAAACATCGTGCTGTCTGTCGACGGGACCGCCACGGCGTTTGCCGGGGGACGCGCCGTGACGAGCCTATCCAACGGCGAAATGCGTGCGGTTGACGACAAGGGGCAGTTTGTCGGCCCCGTATTCGACGATCTCGGCCCCGTTGGCGACGGGCTAGCCGCCGCCAGCGTGGGTGGACGCTACGGCTTCGTGGACATGGATGGAAAATTCGTCATACCCGCTCAGTACGTTGCGGTCTCCGGATTTACGTACGGGCGCGCAGTGGTATCAACCGCCAGTGAGTCGATGATCATCGATCCCGCGGGCCGGGCGCTCGCACGCGTGAAGATGCAATGCGGGGTCCGCACGCTACATGAGCCGAGCGGGAAGCGTCTTTGGCCGGAGCGAATGCCCCAGGACTGCAACGCACGTTAA
- a CDS encoding WG repeat-containing protein gives MTAVPFFKPLAVVAALAGIALTAPHDAHARPDWAQQCAYSNYGEGAAMSCHQPYQEGLAAVLVGTADGESAAWGYIDKQGVMAITPAYSDARSFQNGLAAVSQDDRWGYIDIRGRWVIEPRFADATGFNAEGTALAEEDGQDVLIDRQGKVVKTFPLGTRTGGFQPGQKLAAMEIPTPPRLFNTATGKPATLPDGVMALAEPTGNYLPAQSRDSRYGGWWGLLDEGGAWAISPQVLRSLAPPMRDGDVLAVNRDRAWEFVDARGEPLSDQRYERVELVAPGVWLARHAKGGSVLLDAKLEPLHAFKSDYLGVQRRDGWGFAAEPGMTLLIDPGGSVQLLALRNGDVKIHQGRAWVYGVPVSAADTSGAAMDAARDDMSAEDEAAAAAAGAAVQAASQAETAAAFQDSPVAADVADAAQEATYADAAPTPATPSEATAEAAMDAAMDAASDTATAAADTVQSSVNAVADDETLHQIYNPDGLGILDETTVAKLRGYDVSEFHYARKSVADAAAPLALLRPSEYDQPLGILTAAGDIVTNPDWANIDTYDVTLPIVARSKSDRAGAVGAIGADGTWAIEPQYSEMRPFKGSYTWARTKDMLRGDALLIDSRGQTMAIPANVLEDASRLDGELLQYRAVNENRQRRTGLWNVSKNAPALKPAYEEIQEFEDDWAKVRDNNRWGVINREGQWVLPARYNGAYDLEYLGNGMMLAEAPESKRNRGGYTERAYRVINLRTGKASEPVLGKPQKLKDGRFLGQLADASAVLFDAQGGAVRVSDGRPEDKQQYGDWLYIKFDEREGAIDARGSMKVPARYGEFNPFFTQPTGLARANSGAGYRVIDQTGKAVLEKWGDGMPLASMQRVVFNDDEGSSSILVDLQGREIARLPGRYAVDYDKASEGVVPYSDGDNKYGFIDASGKRVVGAHFNQLGRLKDGLARARRLERTGKLYGYVDLTGRYAIAPAFTWADDFHEGRALVRRNRLVEYIDTKGNTTALFGVLCDTVVIVDAQDRQSWPPQKLTCPEAAGIEPPVAETANANANAE, from the coding sequence ATGACGGCGGTGCCCTTCTTCAAGCCGTTGGCGGTCGTGGCGGCGTTGGCCGGGATAGCGCTGACGGCGCCGCACGATGCGCACGCGCGTCCCGACTGGGCGCAGCAATGCGCCTACAGCAACTATGGGGAAGGCGCGGCCATGTCGTGCCATCAGCCCTACCAGGAAGGTCTGGCCGCGGTGCTCGTGGGCACCGCCGATGGCGAATCCGCCGCATGGGGCTATATCGACAAGCAAGGCGTCATGGCCATTACGCCTGCGTACTCGGACGCCAGATCCTTCCAGAATGGGCTGGCCGCCGTCAGCCAGGATGATCGCTGGGGTTATATCGACATCCGCGGACGCTGGGTCATCGAGCCGCGTTTTGCGGACGCCACGGGGTTCAATGCCGAAGGCACCGCGCTGGCCGAGGAAGACGGCCAGGACGTGCTGATCGACCGCCAGGGCAAGGTCGTGAAGACCTTTCCGCTGGGCACGCGCACCGGCGGGTTCCAGCCCGGTCAAAAGCTGGCGGCGATGGAGATCCCTACGCCGCCACGCCTCTTCAACACCGCCACCGGCAAGCCGGCCACGCTGCCCGACGGCGTGATGGCGCTGGCCGAGCCGACCGGCAACTATCTGCCGGCGCAATCGCGCGACTCGCGCTACGGCGGCTGGTGGGGGCTGCTGGACGAAGGCGGCGCATGGGCGATCAGCCCGCAGGTGCTGCGCTCGCTCGCCCCACCGATGCGAGACGGCGACGTGCTGGCCGTGAACCGCGACCGCGCCTGGGAGTTCGTGGATGCGCGCGGCGAGCCGCTGTCTGACCAACGCTACGAACGCGTCGAATTGGTGGCGCCGGGCGTGTGGCTGGCGCGGCACGCAAAGGGCGGCTCGGTGCTGCTGGACGCCAAGCTTGAGCCCCTGCACGCGTTCAAGAGCGACTATCTGGGCGTGCAGCGCCGCGACGGCTGGGGCTTTGCCGCCGAACCTGGCATGACGCTGCTGATCGATCCCGGCGGCAGCGTGCAGCTGCTTGCCCTGCGCAACGGCGACGTCAAGATTCATCAGGGACGCGCGTGGGTGTATGGCGTGCCTGTTTCTGCCGCGGACACATCGGGCGCCGCCATGGACGCGGCCCGTGACGACATGAGCGCGGAAGACGAGGCCGCAGCGGCCGCCGCGGGCGCAGCCGTGCAGGCCGCGTCGCAAGCCGAGACGGCAGCCGCATTCCAGGATTCGCCGGTCGCGGCTGACGTGGCGGATGCCGCGCAGGAGGCGACCTATGCGGACGCAGCCCCTACCCCCGCAACGCCGTCGGAAGCGACCGCCGAAGCGGCAATGGACGCTGCAATGGATGCCGCCAGCGACACCGCCACTGCCGCCGCCGACACCGTGCAAAGCAGCGTCAACGCCGTTGCAGACGACGAGACGCTGCACCAGATCTACAACCCCGACGGCCTGGGCATCCTTGACGAAACCACCGTCGCCAAGCTGCGCGGCTACGACGTCAGCGAATTCCACTACGCCCGCAAGTCTGTTGCCGACGCCGCTGCGCCGCTGGCCCTTCTGCGTCCCAGCGAATATGACCAGCCGCTCGGCATTCTCACGGCCGCGGGCGATATCGTCACGAACCCGGACTGGGCAAACATCGACACCTATGACGTCACGCTGCCCATCGTGGCGCGCTCAAAGTCCGATCGGGCCGGCGCGGTCGGCGCGATCGGTGCGGACGGCACGTGGGCCATCGAGCCGCAGTACAGCGAAATGCGCCCCTTCAAGGGCTCCTACACCTGGGCCCGCACGAAGGACATGCTGCGCGGCGATGCGCTGCTCATCGACTCCCGCGGCCAGACGATGGCCATCCCCGCCAACGTGCTGGAAGACGCATCGCGCCTCGATGGCGAACTGCTGCAGTACCGCGCAGTGAACGAAAACCGCCAGCGCCGCACGGGCCTGTGGAACGTGAGCAAGAACGCGCCCGCGCTCAAGCCGGCCTATGAGGAAATCCAGGAATTCGAGGACGACTGGGCCAAGGTCCGAGACAACAACCGCTGGGGCGTGATCAACCGCGAAGGGCAGTGGGTGCTGCCTGCCCGCTACAACGGCGCCTACGACCTGGAATACCTGGGCAACGGCATGATGCTGGCCGAAGCGCCGGAGAGTAAGCGCAATCGCGGCGGCTACACCGAACGCGCCTATCGCGTCATCAACCTGCGCACCGGCAAGGCAAGCGAGCCGGTGTTGGGCAAGCCGCAGAAGCTGAAGGACGGACGTTTTCTGGGCCAGTTGGCCGACGCGAGCGCCGTGTTGTTCGACGCGCAAGGCGGCGCCGTCCGCGTCTCCGACGGCCGCCCCGAAGACAAGCAGCAGTACGGCGACTGGCTCTACATCAAGTTCGACGAGCGCGAAGGCGCCATCGACGCGCGCGGCAGCATGAAGGTGCCGGCGCGCTACGGGGAGTTCAATCCGTTCTTCACCCAGCCGACCGGCCTGGCACGCGCCAACAGCGGCGCGGGCTATCGCGTGATCGACCAGACCGGCAAGGCCGTGCTGGAAAAATGGGGCGACGGCATGCCGCTGGCTTCGATGCAGCGCGTCGTCTTCAACGACGACGAAGGCTCATCGAGCATTCTGGTGGACCTGCAGGGCCGCGAGATCGCACGCCTGCCGGGCCGCTACGCCGTCGACTATGACAAAGCCAGCGAGGGCGTGGTGCCCTACAGCGATGGCGACAACAAGTACGGCTTCATCGACGCGAGCGGCAAACGCGTCGTGGGTGCGCACTTCAATCAGCTTGGCCGTTTGAAGGACGGCTTGGCGCGGGCCCGCCGTCTGGAACGCACGGGCAAGCTGTATGGCTACGTCGACCTGACCGGACGCTATGCAATTGCGCCGGCGTTCACGTGGGCCGACGACTTTCACGAAGGGCGCGCGCTGGTGCGTCGCAATCGGCTGGTCGAGTACATCGACACCAAGGGCAACACGACCGCGCTGTTTGGCGTGCTGTGCGACACGGTGGTGATCGTGGATGCGCAGGACCGCCAGAGCTGGCCGCCCCAGAAACTCACTTGCCCCGAGGCCGCCGGCATAGAGCCGCCGGTCGCCGAGACCGCCAACGCCAACGCCAACGCAGAATGA
- a CDS encoding WG repeat-containing protein produces MTSRVLRNTRIACALAALGVSLSAQAQTGYTPSMHLYCMSEPEYQAYPAADDISSRNPFGNGCIRDLHDGRAAVLLPSAIENIDRVPRDSSLRRHAWGFLDRNGRVAIEPIFEAVSDFRHGLAAVKWQGKWGFIDQNGRMAVPPRFDAVQDFVEVGLAAVTLDGKPLLIDRQGNPAGEPFEDVVRAVRLSDGVPARATVQYKEEYRSATGERRYGGTGVVITRPLGDKGLYIATNGESKYGVVDKDWNWVVEPVLDDIYTQDSGDLATGYGADGAVMVTADGTLIGADQQYESMTPVGKTFYSAALPRRAGFAVLDRNGAVIATLTHEEGQASQRFADTIVYPSGENLMALVPGQPAPVTLGKVLQAGDELEGYVLFMDDSSRAAGLLTPSGAWLHGGTAPAWLADANRMATRDGKVWLSDAQGALLNVVDRDGKALLKPETVQALQNQRLEPLPASVPGAPLGLLGQSHCHCEDVQVGLLLADGSTVTDSSWSAVTPLDDTDRGYDAGLTADQLRYAAETADGMVLLDARGKAIDLPAQQHIGMFHHGYAQVYGDGVVRMIDRAGKTFELPENFDTQVVAPGVVRFIKTAADGAPWGLYDFVAGKELAAPAFRSIGEFQNGQAVASLGAGRVGVIDVQGRWILPASHQGAERVNDTLWRVTQPGKQENEYERPAAVFNTQGKALTAFMRGLQVGDFGDGSVSAGNSERRWIISPDGADALDMKDADYVRLGNWMEIRRADRQGYLNANGAWQIAPSSRIGTAFQGAPARALAADAAGTHVMDANGKILTTLRQGEWSWPPRSDLLIRHYSADRGTMTDYTDLSGKTRLTIEGMGSAFSEGRAVTQLSGGGVRWVDAKGALTGPAFDALGPMREGLAPASEDRSYGYVNDQGQFAIPAEFQALSGFTNQRAVVTTEDDSRIIDHAGHMLAQVKMQCGIRTLYGAAGQRLWPLRMPHGCNRTAASRAY; encoded by the coding sequence ATGACGTCACGCGTGCTACGAAACACCCGCATCGCCTGCGCCCTCGCCGCGCTGGGCGTGTCCCTGTCCGCGCAGGCGCAAACCGGCTATACGCCGTCGATGCACCTGTATTGCATGAGCGAACCCGAGTACCAAGCCTATCCGGCCGCCGACGATATCTCGTCGCGTAATCCCTTCGGCAATGGCTGCATCCGGGATCTGCACGACGGCCGCGCCGCGGTGCTGCTGCCTTCCGCCATCGAGAACATCGACCGCGTGCCGCGCGATAGTTCGCTGCGCCGCCACGCATGGGGTTTTCTGGACCGGAACGGCCGCGTCGCCATCGAGCCGATCTTCGAGGCGGTGAGCGACTTCCGCCACGGTCTGGCCGCCGTCAAGTGGCAGGGCAAGTGGGGATTCATCGACCAAAACGGCCGCATGGCCGTCCCGCCCCGCTTCGACGCGGTGCAGGACTTTGTCGAGGTCGGTTTGGCCGCCGTTACGCTGGACGGCAAGCCGCTGCTGATCGACCGCCAGGGCAATCCCGCGGGCGAGCCCTTCGAAGACGTGGTGCGCGCCGTGCGCCTGTCCGATGGCGTGCCCGCGCGGGCCACGGTCCAGTACAAGGAGGAATACCGCTCGGCCACCGGCGAGCGCCGCTACGGCGGAACCGGCGTCGTGATCACGCGGCCCCTGGGCGACAAGGGCCTGTACATCGCCACCAACGGCGAGTCCAAGTACGGCGTGGTCGACAAGGACTGGAACTGGGTCGTGGAGCCGGTGCTGGACGACATCTACACGCAAGACAGCGGCGACCTGGCCACCGGCTACGGCGCTGATGGCGCGGTGATGGTGACGGCGGACGGCACGCTGATCGGCGCGGACCAGCAGTACGAAAGCATGACGCCTGTCGGCAAGACCTTTTACAGCGCAGCCCTGCCGCGCCGCGCGGGCTTTGCGGTGCTGGACCGCAACGGCGCGGTGATCGCGACGCTGACGCATGAAGAAGGCCAGGCGTCGCAACGATTTGCCGACACCATTGTGTATCCATCCGGAGAAAACCTGATGGCGCTGGTGCCAGGACAACCCGCCCCGGTCACACTGGGCAAGGTTCTGCAGGCCGGCGACGAACTCGAAGGCTACGTGCTTTTCATGGACGATTCGAGCCGCGCCGCCGGGCTGCTGACGCCCTCAGGCGCGTGGCTGCACGGCGGCACCGCGCCGGCGTGGCTGGCAGATGCCAACCGCATGGCGACGCGCGATGGCAAGGTATGGCTGTCCGACGCGCAAGGCGCGCTGCTCAATGTGGTGGACAGGGACGGCAAGGCGCTTCTCAAGCCGGAGACGGTGCAGGCGCTTCAGAATCAACGGCTTGAGCCGCTCCCGGCCAGCGTGCCTGGCGCGCCGCTGGGCCTTCTGGGTCAAAGCCACTGCCATTGCGAGGATGTTCAGGTGGGACTGCTGCTGGCCGATGGCAGCACGGTCACCGATTCATCCTGGTCCGCCGTGACGCCGCTGGACGACACCGACCGCGGCTACGATGCCGGACTCACGGCAGACCAGTTGCGCTATGCGGCGGAGACCGCGGACGGCATGGTGCTGCTGGATGCGCGCGGCAAGGCTATCGACCTGCCCGCGCAGCAGCACATCGGCATGTTCCACCATGGCTACGCGCAGGTGTATGGCGACGGCGTGGTGCGGATGATCGACCGCGCGGGCAAGACGTTCGAGCTGCCCGAGAACTTCGACACGCAGGTCGTCGCGCCGGGCGTGGTGCGCTTTATCAAGACGGCGGCCGACGGCGCGCCGTGGGGCTTGTACGATTTCGTCGCCGGCAAGGAGCTGGCCGCGCCGGCTTTCCGCAGCATCGGCGAATTCCAGAACGGTCAGGCAGTCGCTTCGCTGGGCGCGGGCCGCGTCGGCGTCATCGACGTGCAGGGGCGGTGGATCCTGCCGGCCAGCCATCAAGGTGCGGAACGCGTGAACGACACGCTGTGGCGCGTGACGCAGCCGGGCAAGCAAGAAAACGAATACGAGCGCCCCGCCGCAGTCTTCAATACCCAGGGCAAGGCGCTGACCGCGTTCATGCGCGGGTTGCAGGTGGGCGATTTTGGCGATGGCTCGGTCAGCGCGGGCAATAGCGAGCGCCGCTGGATCATCTCGCCGGACGGCGCGGACGCGCTGGACATGAAGGACGCCGACTACGTCCGCCTGGGCAACTGGATGGAGATCCGCCGCGCCGACCGTCAGGGTTACCTCAACGCCAACGGCGCCTGGCAGATCGCGCCCTCGTCCCGCATCGGCACCGCGTTCCAGGGCGCGCCGGCGCGCGCGCTGGCGGCAGACGCCGCGGGCACGCACGTGATGGACGCCAACGGCAAGATCCTGACGACACTGCGCCAGGGCGAATGGAGCTGGCCGCCGCGTTCCGACCTGCTGATCCGCCATTACTCGGCGGACCGCGGAACCATGACGGACTACACCGACCTCTCGGGCAAGACCCGGCTGACGATCGAAGGCATGGGGTCGGCATTTTCGGAAGGACGCGCCGTGACGCAGCTATCCGGCGGCGGCGTGCGTTGGGTGGATGCCAAGGGCGCGCTGACGGGGCCGGCCTTCGACGCGCTGGGTCCGATGCGCGAGGGCCTCGCGCCCGCCAGCGAAGACCGCAGCTACGGCTACGTGAACGACCAGGGCCAGTTCGCCATTCCGGCCGAGTTCCAGGCCTTGTCGGGATTCACCAACCAGCGCGCGGTGGTGACCACGGAGGACGACTCGCGCATCATCGACCACGCCGGCCACATGCTGGCGCAGGTGAAGATGCAGTGCGGCATTCGCACGCTATATGGCGCCGCCGGCCAGCGTCTGTGGCCGCTGCGCATGCCGCACGGCTGCAATCGCACGGCGGCGTCGCGCGCCTACTGA
- a CDS encoding isocitrate lyase/PEP mutase family protein produces MTVTPSPGARLRQHLTDSIVVAPGAYDGLSARLVAAAGFSAVYASGGAIARAAGYPDIGLLSFTEVMDRVEKIVEASGLPVVADADTGFGGSANVERTVRTMERAGVAAFHIEDQSFPKRCGHLDDKTLVDADEMARKVHIARQTLADADTLVIARTDAIAVEGFDAAIARAELYLKAGADMIFVEAPETLAQIHAIAERLPGLKLINMFYGGKTPLVPLPDLAAMGYRLAIIPSDLQRAAIHAMQATLQAIRQTGDSSALADRLTSFKEREEIVQTRRYLALDAQ; encoded by the coding sequence ATGACTGTCACCCCATCTCCTGGTGCGCGACTGCGCCAACACCTTACCGACAGCATCGTGGTGGCGCCCGGCGCCTACGACGGCCTGTCGGCCCGCCTGGTCGCCGCGGCCGGATTCTCAGCGGTGTACGCCAGCGGCGGCGCTATTGCGCGCGCCGCCGGCTACCCGGACATCGGACTGCTCAGCTTCACCGAAGTGATGGACCGCGTGGAAAAGATCGTCGAGGCCAGCGGCCTGCCCGTGGTGGCGGACGCGGACACCGGATTTGGCGGATCGGCCAATGTGGAGCGCACGGTGCGCACCATGGAGCGTGCCGGTGTCGCCGCGTTTCATATCGAAGACCAGTCCTTTCCCAAGCGCTGCGGCCATCTGGACGACAAGACGCTGGTTGACGCCGACGAGATGGCCCGCAAGGTCCACATCGCGCGCCAGACGCTTGCGGACGCGGACACGCTGGTCATCGCGCGAACGGATGCCATCGCGGTCGAGGGCTTTGACGCCGCCATCGCGCGCGCCGAGCTTTACCTGAAGGCCGGCGCCGACATGATCTTCGTCGAGGCGCCCGAAACGCTGGCGCAGATTCACGCCATTGCAGAGCGCCTGCCGGGGCTCAAGCTCATCAACATGTTCTACGGCGGCAAGACGCCGCTGGTGCCGTTGCCCGATCTGGCCGCGATGGGCTATCGCCTGGCGATCATCCCGTCGGACCTGCAGCGCGCGGCGATCCACGCGATGCAGGCCACGCTGCAGGCTATTCGGCAGACGGGCGACAGCAGCGCGCTGGCGGACCGCCTGACCAGTTTCAAGGAGCGCGAAGAGATCGTGCAGACCCGCCGCTATCTGGCGCTGGACGCTCAGTAG
- a CDS encoding LysR family transcriptional regulator encodes MELRHLRYFVVTAEAQHFTRAAELLNMAQPPLSQQIRQLEQEVGTPLFDRTGRGVALNDAGRAFLACAQDILQRADAAVRTAQRAARGEVGELTLGFTESASFNGVVTELIRQYRERYPEVEMTLSQGDSEMLVAQLRDGEIDAAFVRPPFALDGGLAFTQLVEEPLVVALPLGHALARRKRLAPADLQHETFILYSRKSGYGLSADIMAACRQHGLSPRIGQQAPQLSSAVNLVAAGMGVAIVPASLRHLRPDGVVYRPFALQWPHAVLGLALRDAPGGRAANLLALARAAGKS; translated from the coding sequence ATGGAATTGCGTCATCTCCGCTATTTCGTCGTCACCGCCGAGGCCCAGCATTTCACGCGCGCGGCCGAACTGCTGAACATGGCGCAGCCGCCGCTCAGCCAGCAGATCCGCCAGCTTGAACAGGAAGTGGGCACGCCGCTCTTTGACCGCACCGGCCGCGGCGTGGCGCTGAACGACGCGGGACGCGCATTTCTGGCGTGCGCGCAGGACATCCTGCAACGCGCGGACGCTGCCGTGCGCACGGCCCAGCGCGCCGCGCGCGGTGAGGTCGGGGAATTGACGTTGGGATTTACCGAATCCGCGTCGTTCAACGGCGTCGTGACCGAGCTGATCCGGCAATACCGCGAGCGCTACCCGGAGGTCGAAATGACGCTGTCGCAAGGGGACAGCGAAATGCTCGTGGCGCAATTGCGCGACGGCGAGATCGACGCCGCATTCGTGCGTCCGCCTTTCGCGCTGGATGGCGGGCTGGCGTTCACGCAATTGGTCGAGGAACCGCTGGTGGTGGCGCTGCCGCTGGGCCATGCACTGGCGCGTCGCAAGCGCCTCGCCCCCGCCGACCTACAGCACGAGACCTTTATTCTGTATTCGCGCAAATCAGGCTACGGGCTTAGCGCGGACATCATGGCGGCGTGCCGTCAGCACGGCCTGAGTCCGCGCATCGGGCAACAGGCGCCGCAGTTGTCGTCGGCCGTGAACCTGGTGGCGGCGGGCATGGGCGTGGCGATCGTGCCGGCGTCGCTGCGCCACCTGCGCCCGGACGGCGTGGTTTATCGACCGTTCGCGCTTCAATGGCCGCACGCTGTGCTGGGGCTGGCTTTGCGCGACGCGCCGGGTGGACGGGCCGCGAATCTGCTGGCGCTGGCGCGGGCCGCCGGCAAATCCTGA